The DNA region CCACCGGTCGAAGCCCTGTGCCCGGTGACGCGACGACGGCCCCTGCGTGAGGCTCGAGCCGGCCGGCGCGGCTGCCACGTCGAGCCAGGACAGCTGCGGCGTCGGCACACGGTAGGGGGTGTCCATGAGGTTCTGACCGTGCAGCGTCGCCGTCCCGGTCAGCGTTGTCAGCGGCAGCAGCAGCGTCGAGATGTCCGAGTAGCCGACGAGCCACGTCGGCTTCGCAGCGCGCAACGCCGCGAGGTCGAGGTACGGCAGGACCTCGACCGCCAGCTCGCCGCCCCACGGCGGTACGACAGCGGCGATCCGCGGGTCGGTCAGCATCGCGGTCAGCTCCTCGGCGCGCTCCCGTGCCGGCGCGCTGACGACCCCGGTGCCGTCCATGCAGGTCCCGACGACCTCGTAGCCGCGGCGCCGCAGGTGCTCGAGGCAGACGTCCAGCCGCGGACGCAGATCGGCGGCGACCCCGGCCGACGGTGCGGTGACGCCGATCCGGTCGCCAGGGCGCAGCGGGGCGGGGTACCGGATCGTCATGGCGTCATCGTGGCAGGCACAGTCCTGGCGGCGCCACGGCCGACCGCGTGTCCGGCGACGGTCAGGCCGAGCGGTACAGGCGTGCCGCCGCACGCAGGGCC from Cellulomonas sp. KRMCY2 includes:
- a CDS encoding S66 peptidase family protein codes for the protein MTIRYPAPLRPGDRIGVTAPSAGVAADLRPRLDVCLEHLRRRGYEVVGTCMDGTGVVSAPARERAEELTAMLTDPRIAAVVPPWGGELAVEVLPYLDLAALRAAKPTWLVGYSDISTLLLPLTTLTGTATLHGQNLMDTPYRVPTPQLSWLDVAAAPAGSSLTQGPSSRHRAQGFDRWEDDPEIAAYTLDTPGSWCPLDPGAGDLQVSGRLVGGCLETVSMLAGTPFGDLGAFASEHAPEGLIVYLEAAEAGALTVARDLWRLRLAGWFDHATAVLVGRTRAPDDGGFTQRDAVRSALGDLDVPVVLDVDCGHVPPHLALVNGALADLTVGTSGAELLQHLR